From Ictidomys tridecemlineatus isolate mIctTri1 chromosome 2, mIctTri1.hap1, whole genome shotgun sequence, the proteins below share one genomic window:
- the LOC101962113 gene encoding stimulated by retinoic acid gene 8 protein homolog: protein MATSGEGSHPSGTATPRPLAQLQELEPRVARRRLSQARHRATLAGLFTNLRKTVYSQSELTASKWQVLNKAKNHIQELEQTLDNLLKLKESFNLEDGNASSLEEVKEEYARMFSGNDSLVSNSFPQNGSSTWCPVESVRKDAEEEENEEEEEEDQEEEEEEEEEEEEEEEKKIDLLHSSDAMSPDLLEFERYLNFYKQTMDLLTGNGIVSSQEVTLPIVSAAISHLWQTLSEERKAILLQTWAQKHGGLPDLPVACQEPVGAEGSVKDSGVDSQGASCSLVSTPEEILFEDAFDVASFLDKSEAPSTSSPSSLFAICNPENPEGKFQLYMQIIDFFKGLCCINTQLKQEPDLPTDDEMIMLRCLETFDDEDL, encoded by the exons ATGGCGACCTCTGGAGAAGGCAGCCACCCCAGTGGCACAGCAACACCCAGACCACTGGCACAGCTGCAGGAGCTCGAACCGCGGGTAGCCCGCAGACGCCTGTCCCAGGCCCGCCATAGGGCCACCCTGGCAGGGCTCTTCACCAACCTAAGGAAGACTGTTTACTCCCAGTCTGAGCTCACAGCCTCGAAG TGGCAGGTTCTGAATAAGGCGAAGAATCACATTCAGGAACTGGAACAAACTCTGGACAACTTGCTGAAACTGAAAG AATCCTTCAATCTGGAGGATGGGAATGCAAGCAGCTTAGAGGAAGTCAAGGAAGAATATGCCAGAATGTTCTCTGGaaatgacag TCTGGTCTCAAATAGTTTTCCTCAGAATGGCTCCTCCACCTGGTGCCCAGTTGAATCAGTCAGAAAGGAtgctgaggaagaagaaaatgaagaagaggaagaggaagaccaagaagaggaggaagaagaggaagaagaggaagaagaggaagaggagaaaaaaattgatcTCTTACATTCCTCTGACGCTATGTCTCCAGACCTCCTGGAATTTGAACG GTATCTCAACTTTTACAAGCAGACGATGGACCTCCTGACAGGGAACGGCATCGTCTCCTCGCAGGAGGTGACGCTCCCCATCGTCTCCGCGGCCATCTCCCACCTGTGGCAGACGCTCTCCGAGGAGAGGAAGGCCATCCTCCTGCAGACCTGGGCGCAGAAGCACGGCGGCCTCCCAGACCTCCCGGTGGCCTGCCAGGAGCCCGTGGGTGCCGAGGGCAGTGTGAAGGACAGCGGAGTAGACAGCCAGGGGGCCAGCTGCTCGCTCGTCTCCACCCCGGAGGAG ATCCTCTTTGAAGACGCCTTTGATGTGGCAAGCTTCCTGGACAAAAGTGAGGCTCCCAGTACCTCCAGCCCTAG TTCATTGTTTGCCATCTGCAACCCAGAAAACCCAGAGGGGAAGTTTCAGCTCTATATGCAGATCATTGACTTTTTTAAAGGCCTTTGCTGCATTAACACTCAGTTAAAACAG GAACCAGACCTTCCCACTGACGATGAGATGATAA